Proteins encoded together in one Roseibacterium elongatum DSM 19469 window:
- a CDS encoding ABC transporter substrate-binding protein: MKTRLFTSAAILALSASGALAEAHGGLMFPVGDGAFNWDSYEAFSESHDYSGQTLTITGPWTGADAALVNSVLAYFAAATGAEVQYSGSDSFEQDIVIAAQADSAPNIAVFPQPGLASDMAARGFLTPLAEGTDAWITENYAAGQSWVDLGSYAGPDGAEALYGFFYKVDLKSLVWYSPEQFDEAGYDVPETMEELRALTQQIVDDGATPWCIGLGSGAATGWPATDWVEDMMLRTQPPEVYDQWVANEIGFDDPAVVAAIEEFGWFARNEDYVNGGAEAVAATDFRDSPAGLFTFPPECYMHRQASFIPTFFPEDADSDFFYFPAYAEGDLGNPVLGAGTLFAITEDAPVAHGLIAFLQTPIAHEVWMAQSGFLTPFSGVNPEVFASDDLRNMNEILLNATTFRFDASDLMPGEIGAGAFWTGMVDYVTGEDAATVAAAVQERWDTLD; the protein is encoded by the coding sequence ATGAAGACCCGTCTATTCACCAGCGCGGCCATTCTGGCGCTGTCGGCCAGCGGTGCGCTGGCCGAGGCCCATGGTGGGCTGATGTTCCCCGTGGGCGATGGCGCGTTCAACTGGGACAGCTACGAAGCCTTTTCGGAAAGCCACGACTATTCCGGGCAAACCCTTACCATCACAGGCCCCTGGACCGGTGCTGATGCCGCGCTTGTCAACTCGGTGCTGGCCTATTTCGCGGCCGCGACCGGGGCCGAGGTGCAGTATTCCGGCTCGGACAGTTTCGAGCAGGATATCGTCATCGCCGCGCAGGCGGACTCGGCCCCCAATATCGCCGTGTTCCCGCAGCCGGGCCTTGCCTCTGACATGGCCGCGCGCGGGTTCCTGACGCCGCTGGCCGAGGGCACGGATGCGTGGATCACCGAAAACTACGCCGCCGGCCAATCCTGGGTCGATCTGGGGTCCTATGCGGGCCCGGACGGCGCGGAGGCGCTCTACGGCTTCTTCTACAAGGTCGATCTGAAATCGCTGGTCTGGTACAGCCCTGAGCAGTTCGACGAAGCCGGCTACGACGTGCCCGAAACCATGGAAGAGTTGCGCGCGCTGACGCAGCAGATCGTGGATGACGGCGCAACGCCCTGGTGCATCGGGCTGGGGTCTGGCGCGGCCACCGGTTGGCCCGCGACCGATTGGGTCGAGGACATGATGCTGCGCACCCAGCCGCCCGAGGTCTATGACCAGTGGGTCGCCAATGAAATCGGGTTCGACGATCCGGCCGTGGTCGCGGCGATCGAGGAATTCGGCTGGTTCGCCCGCAATGAAGACTACGTCAATGGCGGGGCCGAAGCCGTGGCCGCGACCGATTTCCGCGACAGCCCGGCGGGCCTCTTCACCTTCCCGCCGGAATGCTACATGCACCGTCAGGCGTCGTTCATTCCCACCTTCTTCCCCGAGGATGCCGATAGCGACTTCTTCTACTTCCCGGCCTATGCCGAGGGGGATCTCGGCAATCCGGTTCTGGGGGCGGGCACGCTCTTTGCCATCACCGAGGATGCGCCGGTCGCCCATGGCCTGATCGCGTTCCTGCAAACGCCCATCGCGCACGAGGTGTGGATGGCGCAGTCGGGCTTCCTGACGCCGTTCTCGGGTGTGAACCCCGAGGTCTTCGCCAGCGACGACCTGCGCAACATGAACGAGATCCTCCTGAACGCCACCACGTTCCGCTTCGACGCCTCCGACCTGATGCCGGGC